A single genomic interval of Peribacillus sp. FSL H8-0477 harbors:
- a CDS encoding 5'-nucleotidase C-terminal domain-containing protein: MSKKKAIKFATASAIAVSAIAAASPIQAATHSVDHSISSAITKMKTAFHTYKQPAEKGQLPSLSKTRSAVKDAQKAYQAAVDAINKKGGSKTKKSAYMKKLTDKKYYLERAEKYVLATNINLKRAQADFDTAVTSGKQKNVLKTQTVLHTKITAFEKATAKVYGPKVRAVLEKTYTVPAKAKAASVNNEMAIYQAYKEIESGKLIETNLEKAGDIITGAEKYVAAISTKETKLAANLLAVVKKNKGLYEKATAPKPLNLTLLHTNDTHAHLDNVAKRATVVKEERTANPHTLLLDAGDVFSGTLYFNKFEGQADVEFMNVMNYDLMTFGNHEFDLGTSPQGHAALASFIKEAKFPMISSNVDFSKDANLSPLYSDTLTMKPENGKIYSEVVLNVEGENVGFIGLTTEETIDISSPGSVAFENYIEAAKKSVAALEKQGVNKIVALNHLGFDDNPAYDNDQILAAAVSGIDVIIGGHSHTQLDKPVVIAKDNNGKEKDPTVIVQAYQYGDFVGKLNVNFDAEGKIVEHEGKLIKTADKADDPEVAKSLEKYSSVIKELKAKSTGATAVKALTNPRTNGNNALPSVRKNETELGNLITDGMLDKAKEYNAETVIAFQNGGGIREAINEGDITVGEVLTTLPFGNTLATMKLTGAEIKEALEHSVSLEPLENGGFLHVSGMKFTYDSTKPAGSRVQKMEVVGKNQTFSELIPTAEYVVATNAFTAKGGDGFDVFKKAYEAGRVTDLGLSDWENLRDYAAKLKTVEPKIEGRIVDISATVTK, translated from the coding sequence ATGAGTAAAAAGAAAGCAATTAAATTCGCTACAGCATCCGCCATCGCAGTCTCAGCCATCGCAGCCGCTTCACCAATACAGGCAGCCACACATTCAGTTGATCATTCTATTTCTTCAGCGATTACGAAAATGAAAACAGCATTTCATACCTATAAGCAGCCAGCCGAAAAAGGCCAATTACCTTCTCTTTCTAAAACAAGAAGTGCTGTAAAGGATGCACAGAAAGCATACCAAGCTGCTGTTGATGCAATCAACAAAAAAGGTGGAAGCAAGACCAAAAAATCGGCTTACATGAAGAAGTTAACAGATAAAAAATATTATCTTGAGCGTGCAGAAAAGTACGTGCTAGCTACAAATATTAATCTTAAAAGAGCACAGGCTGATTTTGATACAGCCGTTACGAGTGGAAAACAAAAGAATGTTCTTAAGACTCAAACCGTTTTACATACGAAAATTACTGCTTTTGAAAAAGCAACAGCTAAGGTTTATGGACCAAAGGTACGTGCTGTCCTAGAAAAAACCTATACCGTACCAGCAAAAGCGAAGGCTGCATCGGTTAATAACGAAATGGCCATCTATCAAGCATACAAAGAAATTGAATCAGGCAAGCTGATTGAAACAAATCTTGAAAAAGCAGGAGACATTATTACCGGTGCAGAGAAATACGTAGCCGCTATCTCTACGAAAGAGACAAAGCTTGCGGCTAACCTTCTTGCAGTGGTGAAAAAGAATAAAGGGCTTTATGAAAAAGCAACTGCACCTAAACCGTTAAACCTAACCCTATTGCACACCAATGACACACATGCCCATTTAGATAATGTGGCCAAACGTGCGACGGTGGTTAAGGAAGAACGCACTGCTAATCCTCATACACTTTTACTGGATGCTGGTGATGTATTCTCTGGAACACTGTATTTTAATAAGTTCGAAGGACAAGCAGATGTTGAGTTCATGAACGTGATGAACTACGATCTAATGACGTTTGGTAATCATGAGTTTGATCTAGGGACTTCACCACAAGGACATGCGGCGCTGGCAAGTTTTATTAAGGAAGCTAAGTTCCCAATGATTAGTTCAAATGTTGATTTTTCAAAAGATGCAAACTTAAGTCCTTTGTATTCTGATACGCTGACCATGAAGCCGGAAAACGGCAAGATCTATAGTGAAGTGGTCTTAAACGTTGAGGGAGAAAATGTTGGATTTATTGGCTTAACCACAGAAGAAACAATAGACATCTCAAGTCCTGGCAGTGTTGCATTTGAGAACTATATTGAAGCCGCCAAAAAATCTGTGGCAGCATTGGAAAAGCAAGGTGTGAATAAAATTGTCGCGCTGAACCATCTTGGCTTTGATGATAACCCTGCTTATGATAACGATCAAATCTTAGCTGCAGCTGTCAGTGGCATTGATGTCATTATCGGCGGTCACAGCCATACGCAATTAGACAAACCAGTAGTGATTGCTAAAGACAATAATGGCAAAGAAAAAGATCCAACGGTGATTGTACAGGCTTATCAATATGGCGACTTTGTCGGGAAATTAAATGTGAACTTTGATGCTGAAGGCAAAATTGTGGAGCATGAAGGGAAGTTAATTAAGACTGCTGATAAAGCAGATGATCCTGAAGTAGCCAAGTCACTTGAGAAGTATTCAAGTGTTATTAAGGAATTGAAAGCAAAGTCAACAGGAGCAACAGCGGTCAAAGCGTTAACGAATCCGCGTACTAATGGCAATAATGCACTTCCAAGTGTCCGTAAAAATGAAACCGAGTTAGGGAACCTTATTACAGATGGAATGCTTGATAAAGCTAAAGAATATAATGCTGAAACCGTGATTGCTTTCCAAAATGGCGGTGGAATTCGTGAAGCGATTAATGAAGGAGATATTACCGTAGGAGAGGTATTAACAACGCTTCCTTTCGGGAATACACTGGCTACCATGAAATTAACCGGTGCTGAAATTAAAGAGGCTTTAGAACACAGCGTAAGTCTAGAACCGTTAGAAAATGGCGGGTTCCTACATGTTTCAGGTATGAAGTTTACCTATGACAGCACAAAGCCTGCAGGCAGCCGTGTACAGAAGATGGAAGTTGTAGGGAAAAATCAAACTTTTTCAGAACTGATT
- the radA gene encoding DNA repair protein RadA: protein MAKEKKEFVCTECGFSHAKWGGQCSSCREWNTLEERVVESKSAAATPTTPRKSLGRGSKPVRLKDVKSSKQSRILVTDQEFNRVMGGGIVRDSITIITAPPGAGKSTLLLMIAEQLGSSGLTVYYASGEESVDQIKERSNRVAPNIADNVWIQSETNMNAIEDSLNDVDPDILIIDSIQSMYVNELPARAGSPTQVDECVNRLIGIAKNPDRKRAIFIVGQMTKKDELAGNRSMEHAVDTVLYLEGERTQQIRYVYAEKNRFGETGEVALYSMEQAGMIPITNPSEFFMTKRKSPVPGSALTVTREGTRNIVVEVESLTESSMYGFPIRVSEGINKQNLQIMTAIVERSGVRLSDKDVYVKFVAGMKPKETSVNLGIAMSIVSSVQKMGIPTDTVFIGEVGLTGEIKNVPYLETRIKELDRLGFRTVYIPKGNLREPIPTKNLKVIEVGTLNEAISSVFSAKSKAVTPF, encoded by the coding sequence ATGGCAAAAGAAAAGAAAGAATTTGTCTGTACAGAATGTGGTTTCTCTCATGCAAAATGGGGAGGGCAATGCAGCTCGTGCAGAGAATGGAACACGTTAGAAGAGAGAGTGGTAGAAAGCAAGAGCGCTGCAGCTACGCCTACAACCCCACGAAAGAGTCTTGGGAGAGGCAGTAAGCCAGTCCGACTTAAAGACGTGAAATCCAGTAAACAATCTCGAATTCTTGTGACGGACCAAGAATTTAATCGTGTCATGGGTGGCGGGATTGTCCGCGATTCCATTACGATTATTACCGCTCCTCCTGGTGCCGGTAAAAGTACGCTGTTACTCATGATCGCCGAACAATTAGGTTCATCTGGGTTAACCGTATATTATGCTTCTGGTGAAGAAAGTGTTGATCAGATAAAAGAACGTTCGAACCGTGTAGCGCCCAACATTGCGGATAATGTATGGATCCAGTCGGAAACCAATATGAATGCGATCGAAGATAGTCTAAATGACGTGGACCCGGATATTCTAATTATTGATTCGATCCAATCGATGTATGTAAATGAGCTTCCGGCTAGAGCTGGTTCTCCTACCCAAGTTGATGAATGTGTAAATCGGTTAATCGGAATCGCCAAAAATCCAGACCGAAAACGAGCGATTTTTATCGTTGGTCAAATGACAAAAAAAGATGAATTAGCCGGGAATCGTAGTATGGAACATGCGGTGGATACGGTATTGTATTTAGAAGGAGAACGTACCCAGCAAATACGCTATGTGTATGCGGAAAAGAATCGATTCGGAGAAACGGGCGAAGTGGCGCTATATTCCATGGAACAAGCCGGAATGATTCCGATAACCAATCCTTCGGAGTTCTTTATGACGAAAAGAAAGAGCCCTGTGCCAGGAAGTGCGTTGACGGTTACAAGAGAAGGAACCCGGAATATCGTCGTCGAAGTCGAATCACTAACCGAGAGTTCGATGTATGGTTTCCCGATTCGCGTATCAGAAGGCATCAACAAACAAAATCTCCAAATCATGACCGCCATCGTAGAAAGAAGCGGCGTACGTCTGAGTGATAAAGATGTGTATGTAAAATTTGTCGCCGGAATGAAACCGAAAGAAACCTCTGTCAATTTAGGCATTGCGATGTCTATAGTATCGAGCGTGCAAAAAATGGGCATTCCCACAGACACGGTGTTTATCGGTGAAGTCGGATTAACTGGAGAAATTAAAAACGTACCGTACCTTGAAACACGGATCAAAGAACTGGATCGATTAGGCTTCCGTACCGTATACATTCCTAAAGGAAATCTAAGAGAGCCGATTCCAACAAAGAACCTGAAAGTCATTGAAGTCGGAACCCTTAATGAAGCGATTAGCTCGGTCTTTTCAGCCAAATCAAAAGCGGTTACTCCTTTTTAA
- a CDS encoding tyrosine-type recombinase/integrase: MSGLLEGFRQWLTEEGRAPKTIESYIGDIKGFQQYLREKSSDESQPLSRFSFVRYKQLLLDKDFAVTTINKKVNSLKVYNDFLQKKGIVDENYIQLKKDQVKIASGSEHMVTALSGEEVERLLFYLEEQTKVSCRNKLIAYILLYTGIRVTELVNIKLADIDALTSSLTVRGKGGKVREISLRRQDVLQLIKQYQQGERVQSRYRESEYLLVSQRSEKMHRDAVRDWLAKVSKDVGFKLHPHLFRHTFATRLLRKGVDLTTVSKLTGHSTVNMTAKFYIQTTREEKQDAVEKLYKKFMEGCRMVRKWNP, translated from the coding sequence ATGAGTGGCTTACTGGAAGGTTTCCGACAGTGGCTTACAGAAGAAGGCAGAGCACCAAAAACAATTGAATCCTATATAGGCGATATAAAGGGTTTTCAACAGTATCTAAGGGAAAAGAGTTCGGATGAATCGCAGCCTCTTTCCCGCTTTTCTTTTGTCAGATATAAGCAGTTGTTGCTTGATAAAGACTTTGCCGTTACGACCATCAATAAGAAAGTTAATAGCTTAAAGGTATATAACGATTTCTTACAAAAGAAAGGAATAGTAGATGAAAATTATATCCAGCTTAAAAAGGATCAGGTGAAAATCGCTTCTGGAAGTGAACATATGGTTACGGCCTTATCGGGAGAGGAGGTCGAAAGACTACTATTCTATCTGGAGGAACAGACAAAAGTGAGTTGTAGAAATAAATTAATTGCCTATATTCTGTTGTATACAGGTATTCGTGTGACGGAGTTAGTCAATATAAAGCTAGCCGATATAGATGCTTTAACGTCCAGCCTTACCGTTCGAGGAAAAGGTGGAAAGGTTCGAGAGATAAGTTTACGAAGACAGGATGTATTGCAACTTATTAAACAGTATCAACAAGGGGAACGGGTACAATCTCGATATCGTGAGAGCGAGTACTTACTGGTCAGCCAACGATCAGAAAAAATGCATAGGGATGCGGTTCGAGATTGGTTAGCAAAGGTTTCAAAGGATGTGGGATTCAAACTGCATCCTCATTTGTTTAGACATACGTTTGCCACAAGGTTACTTAGGAAAGGCGTGGACCTTACCACAGTCAGTAAATTGACTGGGCACTCCACCGTAAATATGACGGCAAAATTCTATATCCAAACCACACGAGAGGAAAAGCAGGATGCCGTTGAAAAACTGTATAAGAAATTTATGGAGGGGTGCAGAATGGTGAGAAAATGGAATCCGTAA
- a CDS encoding JAB domain-containing protein, with product MKEQPAKRIDIVRVKLVKESSVLYRNRRISSPSDAYELGKEFMEDLDREHFVVVSLNTKNEPTCINTCHIGNINSSIVSVREVFKTAILSNSTSIMCFHNHPSGDPEPSREDVEVTKRLREAGKIIGIDLLDHLIIGDGRYISLKEKGYLS from the coding sequence ATGAAGGAACAACCAGCCAAACGAATTGATATTGTTCGGGTCAAACTAGTAAAGGAATCGAGCGTATTGTATAGAAATCGAAGGATATCTTCTCCATCGGATGCGTATGAACTTGGAAAAGAGTTTATGGAGGATTTAGATCGAGAACATTTCGTTGTTGTATCACTGAATACTAAAAATGAGCCTACATGCATTAATACGTGTCATATCGGAAATATTAATTCGTCGATTGTATCGGTTAGAGAAGTTTTCAAGACGGCTATTCTTTCGAACAGCACATCCATTATGTGCTTTCATAATCATCCCTCTGGAGATCCAGAACCTTCAAGAGAGGATGTGGAGGTGACGAAGAGGCTAAGAGAAGCAGGGAAGATCATAGGCATTGATTTATTAGATCATCTCATCATTGGAGATGGGCGGTATATTTCTCTTAAAGAAAAGGGTTATCTGTCATGA
- a CDS encoding S-layer homology domain-containing protein encodes MAINATTVEVTYKNAVENVDASKYSIEGLTIASAVVKQTDSKTVVLTTSTQEGAKEYTVKSGAIKVGTFKGVSAVIPTAINVTTPSIQGTIGKEVTVKATVTVPEGQSKAGIPVTVNIPAGNSLNGALTDEVYTDANGVATYSYTRYSAVNDNVVVYATGNRLVSSTASVYWANSLTVSEATEGNTLVNGAKKVYKVKTNNYSTAYDAAGNKLYDYVNVAFAENVNVALDKLVRGVEVIDTAISTNDKYPYQVTTGGSNEVRVKVVNGEASFTLTGANSSVTPVVFVDTNKDGKWAASDLQAAAPTVKFELKQSIGLTVKAEGVQNAAAKNAKGTGQGGREYTVTVTDKDGKLAPAGTKAYVTFTEGSYTAGVTITDGKTTVNANKYTNYAVTVGANGQATFTLNGDKDSYATPTVYLENGSEPGLDKGDLQTVGETTYFVDAVINNADLTVKDENDKPVTSVSTAKSAFFHYQSIDQNGFDYYAGDGSYEVSYQVTANLANIKVYGKGLPTDGVLVKKGTTETVKVQATTGLATLKVESENIASNVTINASASLASLPNKTASVSFTNSSELTPGVKYPGTVKSVNNDNNTLVLDISGKEHTLTYTGDKLFLEGSPVSENAFEDAISTGDQLTYIKGDVESFDITKNVTIEFSELEKVIKEANTLVASAKLADYPQTAINAYKTAIKLAEDATILTQEDVDKTVAALATATTKFQESKYPAFAITKAEAVDSDGDKTIDGVKITFNRDIKDSTVEAADFRFYKGDSTEFDAGSSIATGTANDKELVIKFAPTKAVSTGTDLVYAYSSTFSGTSEITDLLGTVLPAKGRTNVTVVTP; translated from the coding sequence TTGGCGATTAACGCTACAACTGTTGAAGTAACGTACAAAAACGCAGTTGAAAATGTTGATGCTAGTAAATACTCTATTGAAGGCTTAACAATCGCTAGCGCTGTTGTTAAACAAACAGATTCTAAAACGGTTGTTCTTACTACTTCTACTCAAGAAGGTGCTAAAGAATATACAGTTAAATCTGGTGCAATTAAAGTTGGAACATTCAAAGGTGTTTCTGCCGTTATTCCAACTGCAATCAATGTAACTACTCCATCAATTCAAGGAACAATTGGTAAAGAAGTAACAGTAAAAGCAACAGTAACAGTCCCAGAAGGTCAATCTAAAGCTGGTATTCCTGTAACTGTAAACATTCCAGCAGGAAATTCTTTAAATGGAGCACTTACAGATGAAGTGTATACGGATGCGAACGGTGTAGCTACTTACTCTTACACTCGTTACAGTGCAGTAAATGATAACGTAGTAGTTTATGCTACAGGTAATCGTCTAGTATCCTCAACAGCTTCAGTTTATTGGGCCAACTCTTTAACAGTTTCTGAAGCAACTGAAGGTAACACTTTAGTAAACGGAGCTAAAAAGGTATATAAAGTAAAGACAAATAATTATTCAACTGCTTATGATGCAGCTGGTAATAAGTTATATGACTATGTAAATGTAGCATTTGCTGAAAATGTCAACGTAGCTCTTGATAAACTTGTACGTGGAGTAGAAGTTATTGATACTGCTATTTCAACCAATGACAAATACCCATACCAAGTAACAACGGGTGGTTCAAATGAAGTACGTGTTAAAGTAGTTAATGGCGAAGCTTCATTCACATTAACAGGTGCGAATTCTTCAGTTACACCAGTTGTATTCGTTGATACAAATAAAGATGGCAAGTGGGCTGCTTCTGATCTTCAAGCTGCTGCACCGACAGTTAAATTCGAATTAAAGCAATCTATCGGTCTAACAGTAAAAGCTGAAGGCGTACAGAATGCTGCTGCAAAAAATGCTAAGGGCACTGGTCAAGGTGGGCGTGAGTATACCGTAACAGTTACTGATAAAGATGGTAAATTAGCTCCTGCTGGAACGAAAGCGTATGTAACATTTACAGAAGGAAGCTACACCGCTGGAGTAACTATTACAGATGGAAAAACTACCGTAAATGCAAACAAATATACTAATTATGCAGTTACAGTCGGCGCTAACGGTCAAGCTACTTTCACTTTAAATGGTGATAAGGATTCGTATGCCACACCAACAGTTTATTTAGAAAATGGTAGTGAACCAGGCTTAGACAAAGGTGATCTACAAACTGTAGGTGAAACTACTTACTTCGTAGATGCTGTAATTAATAATGCTGACCTAACAGTTAAAGATGAAAATGACAAACCAGTAACATCAGTATCAACCGCTAAATCTGCATTCTTCCACTATCAATCTATAGATCAAAATGGATTTGATTATTATGCAGGTGATGGATCATATGAAGTATCTTATCAAGTTACAGCTAACCTTGCTAATATAAAAGTGTATGGTAAAGGTCTACCTACTGACGGAGTATTAGTTAAAAAAGGTACAACTGAAACTGTAAAGGTTCAAGCGACTACTGGTCTAGCAACACTTAAGGTGGAGTCAGAAAACATTGCATCTAACGTAACAATTAATGCTTCTGCTTCTCTAGCAAGCTTACCAAATAAAACGGCTTCTGTTTCATTTACAAATTCATCTGAACTTACACCAGGTGTTAAATATCCAGGAACAGTTAAATCCGTAAATAACGATAATAATACCTTAGTACTTGATATTAGCGGCAAAGAACACACTTTAACTTACACTGGTGACAAATTATTCTTAGAAGGTAGCCCAGTCTCTGAAAATGCTTTTGAGGATGCAATTAGCACAGGGGATCAATTGACTTATATTAAAGGTGATGTTGAATCTTTTGATATTACTAAAAATGTAACAATTGAATTCTCAGAATTGGAAAAAGTAATTAAAGAAGCTAATACACTAGTGGCTTCTGCAAAATTAGCAGATTATCCACAAACAGCTATAAATGCGTATAAAACTGCTATTAAATTAGCAGAAGATGCTACAATACTCACACAAGAAGATGTGGATAAAACAGTCGCAGCTTTAGCTACAGCAACAACTAAATTCCAGGAATCTAAGTACCCAGCATTTGCTATTACTAAAGCAGAAGCAGTTGACAGTGATGGAGACAAAACAATAGATGGAGTTAAAATCACTTTCAATAGGGATATCAAGGATTCTACTGTAGAAGCTGCAGATTTCCGTTTTTATAAAGGAGATTCTACTGAATTTGATGCAGGTTCAAGTATAGCTACTGGAACAGCTAACGATAAAGAATTGGTTATCAAGTTTGCTCCTACTAAAGCAGTTAGTACTGGAACAGATTTAGTGTATGCCTATTCTTCAACGTTCTCAGGAACATCTGAAATAACTGACTTACTTGGAACAGTTCTACCAGCAAAAGGAAGAACTAATGTAACAGTTGTTACTCCTTAA
- the xerA gene encoding site-specific tyrosine recombinase/integron integrase codes for MKQSVMTSLLMNEAIPEFQESLSIRGLSGATLRGYHVDIRQFNRWISSKANSPVLVDEITVQHIEEFFSYLTKAKACKPSTINRKINALSTFFSCMKKKKYITESPMEDFKRMKVPDSERIYLNREEVEAIISAVEHPTLSYFVMTMAYTGLRVNECINLTINDVNFEEGCIKVINGKGGKNRTIPLNKQLKEHLKKYLELHRPYTDSLFFFALQKTGTVSGQYINRKLKEACEKSGIKKHVTSHILRHSFASYLVKKDTHVAVIQRLLGHSSLKTTSIYLHVNQDDLQAAVDQIDF; via the coding sequence ATGAAACAATCTGTTATGACAAGTTTACTGATGAATGAGGCAATACCTGAATTTCAAGAATCACTGTCCATCCGAGGACTGAGTGGAGCAACGTTGAGAGGTTATCATGTAGACATTCGTCAATTCAACCGTTGGATTTCATCCAAAGCGAATAGTCCTGTCCTAGTTGACGAAATTACTGTTCAACATATTGAAGAGTTTTTTAGCTATCTTACAAAGGCGAAAGCGTGTAAGCCAAGTACGATTAATCGCAAAATCAATGCACTTTCAACATTCTTCAGTTGTATGAAGAAAAAGAAATACATAACCGAGAGCCCGATGGAGGATTTCAAACGTATGAAAGTACCAGATTCGGAAAGAATCTATCTCAATCGAGAAGAGGTTGAAGCTATCATATCAGCTGTCGAACATCCAACCCTGAGCTATTTCGTCATGACGATGGCATATACTGGACTCCGGGTGAATGAGTGTATAAATCTGACCATAAATGATGTCAATTTCGAGGAAGGGTGCATTAAAGTAATCAATGGGAAAGGGGGGAAGAACCGAACCATTCCGCTAAATAAGCAATTGAAGGAACATCTTAAGAAGTATTTGGAATTACATAGACCATATACGGATTCTCTTTTCTTCTTCGCCTTGCAAAAGACTGGAACAGTAAGTGGTCAGTATATCAATCGGAAGCTGAAGGAAGCCTGTGAAAAGTCTGGTATAAAAAAACACGTTACTAGTCACATTTTACGGCACTCCTTTGCAAGCTATCTGGTCAAAAAAGATACTCATGTTGCGGTCATTCAGCGACTTTTGGGTCATTCTAGTTTGAAAACTACTTCCATCTATCTTCATGTGAATCAAGATGATTTGCAAGCGGCTGTAGACCAAATTGACTTCTAA
- a CDS encoding DUF927 domain-containing protein has protein sequence MNKKLNESCTIQKLLNGGKYEYFPFELSLEGLFHRVKDKKTEEVSLVKISEPLFIKETIQNSDTKEVQVILCYWFKNNFHEINVGMGQLIPNELLKLSSKGLDVSYEFHKQISRFLREQQKHAPHKEIYREVGWHETEDGVVVFRHNQLIPNLLNINAVNDNENGSYNLEPKGSLNIWKAMVHKEVVPHIPLQLMLSLGFTAPLVGYLSREHDDVDTHFVHLVGDSTKGKTTAALLAVSPFGMPSNKKKGLMKTWNGTKNAIPNMLGGNYGIPVVLDELSMSTAKSLTSDLYVLANGQEKSRLNDEMKQRKQASWATTIISTGEQSIFERTNKNSGLTVRAFEFSNITWTTSANNADSIRAVIQENYGHAGQVFIQFLFEKGFSVIEEVWHYWQERFQAELPQTPFRTRIAKKCAFILAAGEIANEALDLGLDLERIVAFLVKEEKEQMTSRDIGTKALNYITQQVIQHQSHFRREKDFAIPINCWGKIFNHHDCMEVAFLKNVLEQQLRLGGFDDPKVVIRDWREKGWMVTEGDRATKRTKIFEDSEQKERENSLGEKVPKKPQDTTYNIKLPLGTLDEHINQQTS, from the coding sequence ATGAATAAAAAATTAAACGAATCATGCACAATTCAAAAGTTACTGAACGGAGGAAAATATGAATATTTTCCGTTTGAATTAAGTTTAGAAGGGTTGTTTCATCGTGTGAAAGACAAAAAAACTGAAGAGGTATCGCTTGTAAAAATCAGTGAACCGCTCTTTATAAAAGAAACCATTCAAAACAGTGACACGAAAGAAGTTCAGGTTATTCTTTGTTATTGGTTTAAAAATAATTTTCATGAAATAAATGTTGGAATGGGACAGCTTATCCCAAATGAGCTATTAAAACTATCATCCAAAGGATTAGATGTTTCATATGAGTTCCACAAACAAATCTCCAGATTTCTGCGAGAACAACAGAAACATGCTCCTCACAAGGAAATATATCGTGAGGTTGGTTGGCATGAGACTGAAGATGGAGTAGTTGTATTCCGACATAATCAACTCATCCCAAACCTTCTAAATATCAATGCAGTCAATGATAATGAAAATGGTTCATATAATCTAGAGCCAAAAGGCTCTTTGAACATATGGAAAGCAATGGTGCATAAAGAAGTTGTCCCACATATTCCGCTTCAACTCATGTTGAGTCTAGGTTTTACTGCTCCATTAGTTGGCTATCTATCCAGGGAACATGATGATGTTGATACCCATTTTGTTCACCTTGTCGGTGACAGTACCAAAGGTAAAACAACTGCTGCTCTTTTAGCTGTTTCTCCATTTGGTATGCCATCTAACAAGAAAAAGGGTTTGATGAAAACCTGGAACGGAACCAAGAATGCTATTCCCAATATGCTAGGTGGTAACTATGGAATACCTGTTGTCTTAGATGAACTATCCATGAGTACTGCTAAGTCCCTAACTAGTGACCTATACGTATTGGCGAATGGACAGGAAAAATCACGACTGAATGATGAGATGAAGCAGAGAAAACAAGCTTCATGGGCTACCACTATCATTTCAACTGGAGAGCAGTCAATCTTCGAACGAACCAATAAAAATTCTGGTCTGACAGTTCGTGCGTTTGAATTCTCAAATATTACTTGGACGACCTCTGCTAATAATGCTGATTCGATAAGAGCGGTCATTCAAGAAAATTATGGCCATGCAGGTCAAGTTTTCATCCAGTTTCTGTTTGAAAAAGGTTTTTCAGTCATAGAAGAAGTATGGCATTACTGGCAAGAACGCTTTCAGGCTGAACTACCTCAAACCCCTTTTCGGACGAGAATAGCAAAAAAATGTGCTTTCATTCTTGCTGCTGGAGAAATTGCCAATGAGGCACTAGATTTAGGACTAGATTTAGAACGTATCGTCGCTTTTCTTGTCAAAGAAGAAAAAGAGCAAATGACGTCTAGAGATATTGGAACAAAGGCACTTAACTATATTACGCAACAAGTAATCCAGCATCAAAGCCATTTTCGCAGAGAGAAAGACTTTGCTATTCCTATTAATTGTTGGGGGAAAATATTTAATCATCATGACTGCATGGAGGTCGCATTCCTCAAGAACGTATTGGAGCAACAGTTGAGGTTAGGCGGATTTGATGACCCGAAAGTGGTGATTCGTGACTGGAGGGAGAAAGGTTGGATGGTAACGGAGGGTGACAGAGCAACTAAACGCACTAAGATTTTTGAAGATTCAGAACAAAAAGAACGTGAGAATTCACTGGGTGAGAAAGTACCGAAAAAACCGCAGGACACCACATATAATATTAAACTGCCATTGGGTACTCTGGATGAGCATATCAATCAGCAAACCAGCTAA